Genomic DNA from Nocardioides aquaticus:
CCTCGAGACCACCTACTCCGCCCACCACGCCGCGGGCCTGGTCCGCGAGGCAGCCGACGTCTACGAGCGTCGCGACATCCTCGCCGACGAGGACCAGTGAGGAACGCGCCATGACCACCACCGCCACGCCCGCCACGCCCGGGGGCGTCACCCCCGGAGGTCCCTGCGCACCGAGGCCCTCGAGGCCCGCCCGGTCAACCTGGACGGCTTCGTCGAGGAATGGCCCGAGAAGGGCATGGTGGCGATGGACAGCGCCTTCGACCCCGCGCCCAGCATCCGCGTCGAGGACGGTGTCGTCGTGGAGATGGACGGGACCGAGCGCGCCGACTTCGACTTCATCGACCAGTTCATCGCCGACCACGCGATCGACACCGACGTGGCCGTGGACGCGATGGCCCTCGACACCGTCGAGATCGCCCGCATGATCGTCGACCCCGGCGTCACCCGGACCACGGTGCGCGACGTGGTCGCCGGGCTGACCCCCGCCAAGCTGCTCGGGGTGGCGAACCACCTCAACATCGTCGAGATCATGATGGGGATGCAGAAGATGCGGGCCCGGCGGACCCCCGCGAACCAGGCCCACTGCACCAGCGCCCGGGACAACCCGCTGCAGGTGGCCTGCGAGGCCGCCGAGGCGGCGCTGCGCGGCTTCTCGGAGATCGAGACCACCCTCGGCGTCGTGCGCTACGCCCCGCTGGTCGCGATGGCGCAGACCATCGGCGCGCAGGTGGCCGAGGAGGTGCCGCTGACCCAGTGCGCCCTCGAGGAGGCCACCGAGCTCGAGCTCGGCATGCGCGGCATCACCAACTACGCCGAGACGATCTCGGTGTACGGCACCGAGCCGGTGTTCGTCGACGGCGACGACACCCCGTGGTCCAAGGCGTTCCTGGCCTCGGCCTACGCCTCCCGGGGCATCAAGATGCGCTTCACCTCGGGCACCGGCTCCGAGGTCCAGATGGGCAACGCGCAGGGCAAGTCGATGCTGTACCTGGAGATCCGCTGCATCCTGATCGCGAAGGGCGCCGGCTCCCAGGGCCTGCAGAACGGGTCGATCTCCTGCATCGGGGTGCCCGGGGCGGTGCCGTCCGGCATCCGCGCGGTGGCGGCGGAGAACCTGATCGCCTCCGCGCTCGACCTGGAGTGCGCCTCCGGCAACGACCAGTCCTTCTCCCACTCGCCGATGCGGCGGGTGGCCCGGCTGCTGCCGCAGATGCTGCCCGGCACGGACTTCGTGTGCTCGGGCTACTCGGCGGTGCCCAACTACGACAACATGTTCGCCGGCTCCAACCTCGACACCGACGACTTCGACGACTTCAACACCATCCAGCGCGACCTGATGGTCGACGGGGGGCTGCAGCACGTGGGCGAGAGCGAGATCCTCGCAGCGCGCCAGCGCGCGGCGGAGGCGCTCCAGGCGGTCTTCGAGCACCTCGAGCTGCCGCGGATCCGCGACGAGGAGATCGTCGCCGCGGTGTACGCCAACGGCAGCAACGACTGCCTGCCGCGCGACGTGCTGGAGGACCTCAAGGGAGCGCAGAGCGTGATGGACCGGGGGATCACCGGCCTGGACCTGGTCACGGCCCTCGACGCCACCGGCTTCCGGGACATGGCGCAGAACCTGCTGACGGTGCTGCGCCAACGGGTGTCGGGCGACCTCCTGCAGACCTCCGCGATCCTGAAGGGGATGGTGCCGCTCTCCGCGGTCAACGACGACAACGACTACGCCGGACCGGGCACGGGCTACCGGCCGAGCGGGGAGCGGTGGGAGCAGATGAAGCGCCTCCGGCACGTGACCAGTGCCGAGAACCCCGAGACCGAGGTCGGCTGAGAGCCGGCAGGAGGAGACGACGATGAGCACCACAGCAGGAGAACGCACCCTCCGCCTCGTGGAGGTCGGCCCGGCGACCCGGGGTGAGCGGCGCGACGAGGTGGTCGTGGCGCTCGCGCCGGGCTTCGCCGACACCTTCAGCCAGACCATCGTCGGCGTGCCGCACGCAGAGCTGCTGCGGCAGCTGCTCGCCGGCATCGAGGAGCAGGGCGTCGCGGCCCGCCTGGTCCGGTTCCGGCACACCTCGGACCTCGCGGCGATGGCGCACGCCGGCGCCCGGCTGTCGGGCTCGGGCATCTCGGTCGGCGTGCTGTCCCGCGGGACCACGATGATCCACCAGCGCGACCTCGCCCGCCTGTCCAGCCTGGAGCTGTTCCCGCAGTCGCCGCTGATGACGCTGGAGACCTTCCGCAACGTCGGCCGCAACGCGGCGCGGTACGCCAAGGGCGAGTCCCCCGAGCCCGTGCCCACCCTCAACGACCAGATGGCCAGGCCCCGGTGGCAGGCCAAGGCGGCGCTGCTGCACCTGAAGGAGACCGAGCTCATCGTCAAGGGCGCCAAGCCCGTCGAGGTGACCCCCGACGTCGCGACGGCCCCGTGAGCGCAGGCGTCCACGACGCCGGCCGCGACCAGGACGTCGGGGACCCCGGCGACGCCGGTGACGCCGGCGCACCCCGCCGGTCCGCCGGGCTCGTGGTCGGGGTCGACATCGGCAACTCCACCACCGAGGCCAGCGCCGCGCGCGTCACCGGCCGCGGGGGAGCCGAGCACCGGGGGGCCTCGCTGAGCCGCACCAGCGGGGTGAAGGGCACGGTCGACAACGTGGCGGGGGTGGTCACCGCCGTCGAGGCGGCGCTGCGTCGGGCCGGGCACGAGGTGGCCGACGTCGGGACCGTCCTGCTCAACGAGGCGACCCCGGTCATCAGCGGGCTGGCGATGGAGACCATCACCGAGACGATCATCACCGAGTCGACGATGATCGGCCACGACCCGCGGACGCCGGGTGGTGCGGGCCTCGGCGTGGGGGTGACGACCGCGCTGGCCGACCTCGGGGAGTCCGAACCGGGTTCGTCGGTGGTGGTCGTCGTGCCGGCCACGAGCGACTTCGAGGACACGGCCGCGGCCCTGGAGGCGGCCGGGCAGCGCGGCGTCCACGTCGCGGCGGCGGTGCTCGGCAACGACGACGCCGTGCTGGTGGTCAACCGGTTGAGCAGCCCGGTCCCCGTCGTCGACGAGGTCTCCCGGATCGAGGCGGTGCCGATCGGGATGCTGGCCGCCGTCGAGGTCGCCGCCCCCGGGCGCACCGTGCGCACCCTGTCCAACGCCTACGGCCTGGCCGGCGTCTTCGGCCTCGACGCCGAGCAGACCCGGACGGTCGCGCCGGTGGCGCGAGCCCTCACCGGCAACCGGTCGGCGGTCGTCGTGCGGACCCCGGCCGGCGACGTGAGCGACCGGGTGGTGGCCGCCGGCGAGCTGCGGCTGGTCGGGGCCGAGCGCACCCTGTCCGTGGACGTCAGCCGGGGGGCGGAGGAGGTGATGGACGCCCTGGCCCGGGTCGCCCCGCTGGTGGACGCCACGGGGCAGGCCGGCACGAACGTCGGGGGGATGATGGCCTCGGTGCGCCAGACCATGGCCGACCTCGCCGGTCTCGAGCTCGACGAGGTGCGGGTCGGGGACCTGCTGGCCGTGGACACGGTCGTCCCCCAGGAGGTCAGCGGGGGGCTGGCCGGCGAGATCGTCCTGGAGAACGCCGTCGCGCTGGCGGCCATGGTGCGCACGCGCCACAGCGGGATGCAGCGGGTGGCCGAGGCCGTCCGCGTGGCGCTGGAGCACCGGGGGGCGTCCGGGGTGCAGGTCCAGGTGGGGGGCGTCGAGGCCGAGATGGCGGTGCGAGGAGCGCTGACCACCCCGGGCACCGACACGCCCCTGGTCGTGCTCGACCTCGGGGGCGGCTCCACCGACGCCGCGGTGCTGGAGCGCGGCGGCGAGGTGCGTGCCACCCACGTCGCGGGGGCCGGTGACCTGGTCACCCGGCTGATCGACGCCGAGCTCGGCCTGGGCGACCTCGAGGTCGCCGAGCAGGTCAAGCGGAACCCGCTCGGCAAGGTCGAGAGCTTCTTCCACCTGCGGCTCGAGGACGGCACCGCCCAGTTCTTCCGCGAGCCGCTGCCGGCAACGGTCTTCGCCCGCGTGGTCACCCTCGGCGAGCACGGGCTCGCGCCGGTGCCGACCCGGCACCCGCTGGAGCGGGTGCGGGCGGTGCGGCGCGCGGCCAAGGAACGGGTGTTCGTGGTCAACGCGCTGCGGACGCTCGCCCGGGTCGCACCCCGCGGTGACCTGCGCAGCATCGGCTTCGTCGTCCTGCTCGGTGGCTCCGCGCTGGACTTCGAGATCCCCGAGCTGGTCGCCGACGCGCTGGCGCCGCACGGGATCGTCTGCGGCACGGGCGACGTCCGCGGCAGCGAGGGACCGCGCAACGCGGTCGCGACCGGGCTGGTCGCGGCGTTCCTCGAGCGTGACGGGACCGGGCGTGCGTGACTCGGGGCGCCCCGAGCCACCCACGGTGGTGGTGCTGCTCGCGCCCGGTGGTGCCCACGACGCCCACGCGCTGCGCCAGGTGCTGGCCGGCCTCGAGGAGGAGGGCGTCCCGGCCGCCGTGGAGACGGCGGCCGCGCACGACTGCGTCGCGCTCGCCGAGCGGGCGGCGGAGCGCTCGTCGCTCGAGGTCGGCGTCGGGATCGCCGCCGACGGCGTCTGCCTTACCCACCGGGCGCTGCACGGGCGACCGCCGCTCGAGCACCTGCTCGACCCGGTGGTCGCGTCCCGGGCCCGGTGCCTGGGCCACGACGCGGCGCGCCTCGTGACCGGCATCGCGCTGAAGCTGCCCGCCGGCTGACGGCGCCACCCGTCTGCTCCCCACCACCGACCGTCCACCACGCACCACCCACCAGGAGGCCCCCATGTCCCACCACCTCACCCTCGCCGAGGCCGACACCGTGCTCGCCGCCGCGCGCGCCCACGCCGAGGAGATCGGCCAGCCGATGAACATCGCCGTCGTCGACGACGGGGCCCACCTCGTCGCCTTCGCGCGGATGGACGGCGCGATCAAGGCCAGCATCGACATCTCGACGCGCAAGGCCCGCACCTCGGTGATGATGAACCTGCCCACCGGGGCGCTGGCCCAGGTCACCCAGCCGGGCGCCGAGCTCTACGGCCTCGAGTGGACCAGCGGTGGCCTGGTCTCCTTCGGCGGCGGGGTGCTGCTGGTGCGTGACGGCGTCACCGTCGGCGCCGTGGGGGTCAGCGCGGGCTCGGTCGCGCAGGACGTGGCGGTCGCCGAGGCCGGCGCGGCCGCGCTCTGAGCGTGCCCTGACGGCCGCCGGGTCGTCGTCCTGCCTCGCTACCCGGCGAGCCGGGACGACGCCTCGGCCAGCGACGCCTGCAGGCCGGCCACCGGGTCGGCCAGCAGCGGCTCCAGGGCCATCTCGGCTGCACCGAGCAGGATGGAGTCGGCGCCGAGACCCGGCTGGGAGAGCACGAGCGACTCCAGCGGCGCGGGCAGCGTGCGGGCGTGGACGCCGGCGGCGATGTCACCCGGGACGAGCCGGTGCAGCGCGCGGAAGTAGCCGCCGAGCACGACGACCTGGGGGTTGAAGGCGTTGACGATGCCCGAGAGCCCCTCGCCGAGCTGGTGCCCGATCCGGTGCAGCGCCGGCGGCGGGGTGGCGTACCCGTCGAGGACGTCGCCCAGCGAGCCGACCGCGTCCACGGGGCACCCGATCGCCTCGGCGATGGCGTGCGCGCCGACCTCGGTCTCGAAGCAGCCGCGGCTCCCGCAGTGGCAGTCGCGACCCTCGGGGTCGAAGACCATGTGGCCGACCTCGCCGGCGTAGCCGCCCGACCCCTCCAGCCGCTGACCGCCCGCGACCACACCGGCACCGACGCCGACGTTGCCGGAGACGAAGATGAGGTCGTCGATGCCGACGCCCACGCCGCGCCCGTGCTCGGCCAGCGCGCCGAGGTCGGCGTCGTTGGCCAGCGAGACGGGGACGTCCACGCCGAGCGCGGCGAGGATGATCGAGCCGGGGGAGACGTCGACCCAGCCCAGGTTGGGGGCCAGACGCACCAGGCCGTCGCTGCGGCGCACCAGTCCCGGCACGCTCATCCCGATGCCCGCGAGCGGGGCACCGGCCGGGGCGCCGCGGACCACCCGGCGCACGAGCGCGGCGATCCCGGCGCCCACCTGCCACGCCTCGGCGTCCGGGTCCACGGGGCCGCGGACCCGCTCGTGGACGACGCCCCCGAGACCGACCCGGGCCACGACGACCTGGTCGACGCCGAGGTCGACCGCCACGACGTACGGCCCGGCCTCGGCGAGGGCGACCCGGGGCGAGGGGCGACCGGCGCCCCGCGCCCCGCCCGGGCCGGCCGGGGCGGAGCCCACGGTGACCAGCCCGAGCGAGGTGAGCTCGGTGACCAGGCCCCCGATGGTGCTGCGGTTGAGGCCCATGGCCGCCGTCAGCTCCGCCCGCGAGGTCGGTCCGCCGAGGTGCACCTGGCGCAGCATCGTGGCCAGGTTGTGCCGGCGGACGCCCTCCTGGTTGGTCCCCGTGCCCGTGCGCCGTGGTGCGGCGTCCACGGCCACGGGACTAGATCCCGGCAGCCGAGCGACGACGGCGCGAGATCGCGTCGACGCTCGCGGCGATGAGGAGCACGCCACCGGTGACCAGGAAGTTGATGTAGGCGGCCTGGTTCAGCAGGCCCAGGCCGTTGGCGATCGTGGCGATCACGACACCACCGATGACGGCGTCGAGCGCCCGGCCCTTGCCCCCGAAGAGGCTGGTGCCGCCGATGACCGCGGCCCCCACGGCGTAGAGCAGGACGTTGCCGCCGCCGGAGGAGGTCGAGACCTTGCCGGTGTAGGAGGACTGGACGATGCCGCTGATCACGGCCATCGAGGAGCAGATGACGAAGGCGTAGACGCGCATCTTCAGCACGCTGATGCCGGCGCGGCGGGCGGCCTCGGCGTTGCCGCCGACGGCGTAGAGGTGCCGGCCGAAGGTGGTGCGGTCGAGCACGAAGGTCCACAGGATGAGCAGCACGACCACGACCGGGAGGACGTAGGGGATGCCGGCGATCGGGAAGCTCGGGTTCAGGCTCCGGTCGATGCTGAGCATCGCGGTGATGCCGAGGACCACCGCGGCGACCACGGCGATCTTGATCAGGACCACGCTCATCGGGTCGTGCTGGAGGTTGTTGGCGACCTGGCGGCGCTGGCGCAGCAGCGTGCCGACGGCGAAGACGACGGTCAGCACGATCGCGGCCACCCAGCCGGCGGTGACAGGCACGTTGTCGATGGTCAGGCCGCGGATCACCGGGTCGTCGACCCGGATCGAGCCGCCGTCGCCGATCAGCCTCAGGATGACGCCCTGCAGGCCCAGGAAGAAGGCCAGCGTCACCACGAAGGACGGGATGCCGAGCCGGGAGACCAGCTCACCGATGATCAGGCCGATCACGGCACCGGTGACGATGGCGCCGATCACGCCGAGGTACCAGGGCAGGCCCTGCTCCACGATGAACATCGCGCTGACGGTGGCCCCGACACCGCCGGCGACGCCGGCGGACAGGTCGATCTCACCGAGCAGCAGGACGAAGACCAGGCCCATGGCCAGCAGGCAGATCGGACCGGCCTGCACGACCAGGTTGGCCATGTTGAGCAGCGAGAAGAAGCGGTCGCTGGCCAGGCCGAAGACGATCATCAGCACCACGAGGCCGAGGACCGCGGGCAGGGAGCCCATGTCGCCGCCGCGGAGGCGCCCGACGTAGTCGTTGACGGAGTCGCGCAGCGTGGCTGCGGAGCGGTTGTCGGCGGCGAAGTCGCCGGTGGCCATCTTGTCGCCGCCGCTCTCGGGGGACGTGCGCGGTGTGGTGGGCGTGGTGCTCATCGGGTACGGCCTCTCGGGTTCGGGCGGTCAGACGGTGGCGGCGTTGTCGCTGATGCCCAGCGACCCGCTGCGGCCGGCGGTGATCAGCTCGACCACCTGGCTGTTGTTGACGTCCGAGGTGGCGACGTCGGCGGCCACGCGGCCCAGGTAGAGCGCGGTGATCCGGTCGGCGACCTCGAAGACGTCGCCCATGTTGTGCGAGATGAGCACGACGCCGAGGCCGCGGTCGGCGAGGCGACGGACCAGGTCGAGGACCTGACGGGTCTGGGCGACACCCAGGGCGGCGGTGGGCTCGTCGAGCAGCACGATGCGGGAGTTCCACAGCACCGCCTTGGCGATGGCCACCGTCTGGCGCTGGCCGCCGGACAGGCTGGCGACCGACTGGCGCACCGACTTCACGGTGCGCACCGAGAGCGACGCGAGCGTCTCGCGGGCCCGGGACTCCATCTCGGTCTCGTCGAGCACGAGGCCCTTGCGGGTCTCGCGGCCCAGGAACATGTTCTCGACGATGTCGAGGTTGTCGCACAGCGCGAGGTCCTGGTAGACGACCTCGACGCCGAGCGCGGCGACGTCGCGGGGCCCGTGGACCTCGACCTTCTTGCCGTCGTAGACGTAGTCGCCGTTGTCGCGGCCGTAGATGCCGGCGATCACCTTGACCAGGGTCGACTTGCCGGCGCCGTTGTCGCCGACGAGCGCGGTGACCTGGCCGGGGTAGACCGAGAAGTCCACGTCGTGGAGCACGTGGGCGTTGCCGAAGCTCTTGTTGACCCCGCGCAGCTGCAGGAGTGGTTCGCTGGACATGGTTCCTCCGGGAGTGCGGGGCGGGCGGTGCGGTCGGGCGGTGGTCCGGGCGGTGCAGGCGGTGCGTCGGCTGGTGTCGGGGGCGTGGCCTCGCGGTCGGCGGTGGCCGACCACGAGACCCACCCTCGGACCTCAGCTGAGCCGCGGGTGGCGGTCAGCGGAGCGGCATCAGGAGATGCCGTTCTCCTCGCAGAGCTGGGCGAACTCGCCGGCGCAGACGTCCTCGACGGTCTGGCCGCCGTCGTCGATGACGTCCTGGACGTTGTCGGCGGTGATCGAGACCGGGTCCAGCAGGACCGAGGGGACCTCGCGGCCGCCGTCGACGTCCTCGGTGGTGCCGTTGGTCTCGGCCTCCTCGCCCGTGGCCAGCGCGATCGCGACGTCGGCGAGGGCGTTGGCCTCCTCCGTGGCGGACTTGTAGACCGTCATGCACTGGGTGCCGGCGAGGATGTTCTGCAGACCCTCGACGGTGGCGTCCTGACCGGTCACGGGGACCTCGCCGGCCGCGCCGTTCTTCTCCAGGATGGAGATGGCGGAGCCGCCGAGACCGTCGTTGGCGGCGTAGACGCCCTGCACGTCACCGTCGGCCTGGGTGTAGAGTTGCTCGAAGATCGTCACGGCCTGGTCGTTGTCCCAGTCCGGGACGGCCTGCTCGCCGGCGTTGGTGTAGCTGCTGTTCTCGTCGAGCACCGAGTGCGCGCCCTCGGAGAACAGGGTCGCGTTGTTGTCGGTGGGGGAGCCGTTGAGGTAGATGATGTTCGCGTCCTCGTCACCCAGGCAGTCCGCCAGGCCCTGGCCCTGGAGCTCGCCGACCTTGGTGTTGTCGAACGAGACGTAGTAGTTCGCGGAGCCGCCCAGCGTCAGGCGGTCGTAGTCGATCGTCTGGACGCCCTGGGTGGCCGCCTTCTCCTGGATCGCGGCACCCGAGTCCGAGTCGAGGTTGACGATCGCCAGGACGGTGACGCCGTCGGCGACCATGCCGTCGGCGATCTGCGCCATCCGGTCGGCGTCGCCCTGGGCGTTCTGGATGTCGGCCTCGACGCCGGCCTCCTCGAAGGCCGCCTCGAGCGCCGGGCGGTCCGCGGACTCCCAGCGCACCGACGACTTGGTGTCGGGCAGGATCACGCCGACCTTGCCCTGCGACTCGCTGCTGCTGCCGCCGCCGTCGCTGGCGCTGTCGCCCGAGTCGCTGCCGCACGCGCCGAGCGCGAGTGCCAGACCGACCGTGGCCATCATGGCCAAACCCTTGTTTCGCTTCACGCGAACCGCCTCCTCGCGGGTACCCGTGCCGGCTCTGGAGCGACACGCCTTTTGTTGTGTGGCACAACATATGAGCGTGGCGGCCGTCACGTCTACAGGCACAAAGTCCATGTTTCGCAACTGTTACCTCCGCGAGGATCGGCGGGGCAGGCAGGACTTAAGTTGGTCGGGACAACAAAGGTCAGGCGTCCTCGGTGCGATCGACCGTCAGTCGCTGGCGCGGCAGACCGGCCGGGTCGTGCGTCCGGGCCCAGCGCAGCAGCTCCTCGCGCACGTGGCAGCGCAGGTCGAAGAGCAGCGAGGCGTCCGCGGCGGACACCAGCACGCGGACCCGCGCGAACCCGCCGACCGCGTCGGTGACCTGGAGGACCTGGGTACGCCCGTCCCACAGGTCGGTGAGCGGGAGCACCCGCTCGAGCTCGCGGCGCATGCCGTCGGTGTCGACACCGAAGTCGAGGTCCATCTCGACGACGCCGAGCAGCTCGGAGCCGTGCCGGGTCCAGTTCTGGAACGGCGTGGTCGTGAAGTAGGTGCAGGGCAGGACCATCCGGCGGTCGTCCCACAGCCGGACCACGACGTAGCTGAGCGTGATCTCCTCGATCCAGCCCCACTCCTGCTCCACGATCACGGCGTCGTCGAGCCGGATCGCGTCCGAGAACGCCAGCTGCATCCCGGCGAAGACGTTGGCCAACGTGCTCTGGGCGGCCAGGGCGGCCACCACCGAGATCAGTCCGGCCGAGGCCAGGACGCTGGCGCCGACCGCGCGGACTCCCGGGAAGGTCAGCATCACCGCGCCGACGGTGACCAGGACGACGACCGCGACGGTCAACCGGCGCAGGATCAGCACCTGGGTGCGCCGGCGCCGGGCGACCCGGTTGTCGGGCACGTCGGTGCGCGCGCCGATCAGCGCGAGGTCGCCGAGGAACAGCAGCACCACGCCGACCAGCCAGGCCACCGCGACGATGGCCAGCACCCGCCCGGTGTGCGTGGTGGCCTGCCACCACAGCTCCTGCCGCTCCCCGCGCACGCCCGCGACCACCCCGTTCAGGGCGAGCACCAGGACCAGTACCCGGAACGGCAGCCGCGCGGCGTGGACCAGGCGCCGCCCCGGCTCCCAGCGGCGCACCGCCAGTCGTGCCAGCAGCTCCACGACGACCACGGCCAGGAGGGCGCCGAGCAGCGCCCCGCCCAGCGCCAGCGCCAGCTCGGTCCGGGTCAGGCTCATGGGTGGCAGTCTGCCGGGTCGGCGACGGCCGGGTCAGCGACCGCCGTAGAGCGTGGTCCGCTCGCGCACGGGGCGTCCGATGCCGGCGCCGATCTCGACCAGCTCGGCGACGGTCTTGGCCGAGCCGTGCTCGGAGCCGGCCATCCGGCTGATCGTCTCCTCCATCAGCGTGCCGCCGACGTCGTTGGCGCCCGCACGCAGCATCGCCCGGGTGCCGTCGACGCCGAGCTTGACCCACGAGGTCTGGATGCTGTCGATCCGGCCGTGCAGCAGGATCCGGGCCATCGCGTGCACCGCCAGGTTGTCGCGCAGGGTCGGGCCCGGGCGAGCCACGCCGGCGAGGTAGATCGGCGCGGAGGTGTGCACGAAGGGCAGCGGCACGAACTCGGTGAACCCGGCGGCGC
This window encodes:
- a CDS encoding propanediol/glycerol family dehydratase large subunit; translation: MRTEALEARPVNLDGFVEEWPEKGMVAMDSAFDPAPSIRVEDGVVVEMDGTERADFDFIDQFIADHAIDTDVAVDAMALDTVEIARMIVDPGVTRTTVRDVVAGLTPAKLLGVANHLNIVEIMMGMQKMRARRTPANQAHCTSARDNPLQVACEAAEAALRGFSEIETTLGVVRYAPLVAMAQTIGAQVAEEVPLTQCALEEATELELGMRGITNYAETISVYGTEPVFVDGDDTPWSKAFLASAYASRGIKMRFTSGTGSEVQMGNAQGKSMLYLEIRCILIAKGAGSQGLQNGSISCIGVPGAVPSGIRAVAAENLIASALDLECASGNDQSFSHSPMRRVARLLPQMLPGTDFVCSGYSAVPNYDNMFAGSNLDTDDFDDFNTIQRDLMVDGGLQHVGESEILAARQRAAEALQAVFEHLELPRIRDEEIVAAVYANGSNDCLPRDVLEDLKGAQSVMDRGITGLDLVTALDATGFRDMAQNLLTVLRQRVSGDLLQTSAILKGMVPLSAVNDDNDYAGPGTGYRPSGERWEQMKRLRHVTSAENPETEVG
- a CDS encoding propanediol/glycerol family dehydratase medium subunit, whose protein sequence is MPRTPRPRSAESRQEETTMSTTAGERTLRLVEVGPATRGERRDEVVVALAPGFADTFSQTIVGVPHAELLRQLLAGIEEQGVAARLVRFRHTSDLAAMAHAGARLSGSGISVGVLSRGTTMIHQRDLARLSSLELFPQSPLMTLETFRNVGRNAARYAKGESPEPVPTLNDQMARPRWQAKAALLHLKETELIVKGAKPVEVTPDVATAP
- a CDS encoding diol dehydratase reactivase subunit alpha, yielding MSAGVHDAGRDQDVGDPGDAGDAGAPRRSAGLVVGVDIGNSTTEASAARVTGRGGAEHRGASLSRTSGVKGTVDNVAGVVTAVEAALRRAGHEVADVGTVLLNEATPVISGLAMETITETIITESTMIGHDPRTPGGAGLGVGVTTALADLGESEPGSSVVVVVPATSDFEDTAAALEAAGQRGVHVAAAVLGNDDAVLVVNRLSSPVPVVDEVSRIEAVPIGMLAAVEVAAPGRTVRTLSNAYGLAGVFGLDAEQTRTVAPVARALTGNRSAVVVRTPAGDVSDRVVAAGELRLVGAERTLSVDVSRGAEEVMDALARVAPLVDATGQAGTNVGGMMASVRQTMADLAGLELDEVRVGDLLAVDTVVPQEVSGGLAGEIVLENAVALAAMVRTRHSGMQRVAEAVRVALEHRGASGVQVQVGGVEAEMAVRGALTTPGTDTPLVVLDLGGGSTDAAVLERGGEVRATHVAGAGDLVTRLIDAELGLGDLEVAEQVKRNPLGKVESFFHLRLEDGTAQFFREPLPATVFARVVTLGEHGLAPVPTRHPLERVRAVRRAAKERVFVVNALRTLARVAPRGDLRSIGFVVLLGGSALDFEIPELVADALAPHGIVCGTGDVRGSEGPRNAVATGLVAAFLERDGTGRA
- a CDS encoding glycerol dehydratase reactivase beta/small subunit family protein, translating into MRDSGRPEPPTVVVLLAPGGAHDAHALRQVLAGLEEEGVPAAVETAAAHDCVALAERAAERSSLEVGVGIAADGVCLTHRALHGRPPLEHLLDPVVASRARCLGHDAARLVTGIALKLPAG
- a CDS encoding GlcG/HbpS family heme-binding protein; this encodes MSHHLTLAEADTVLAAARAHAEEIGQPMNIAVVDDGAHLVAFARMDGAIKASIDISTRKARTSVMMNLPTGALAQVTQPGAELYGLEWTSGGLVSFGGGVLLVRDGVTVGAVGVSAGSVAQDVAVAEAGAAAL
- a CDS encoding ROK family protein is translated as MDAAPRRTGTGTNQEGVRRHNLATMLRQVHLGGPTSRAELTAAMGLNRSTIGGLVTELTSLGLVTVGSAPAGPGGARGAGRPSPRVALAEAGPYVVAVDLGVDQVVVARVGLGGVVHERVRGPVDPDAEAWQVGAGIAALVRRVVRGAPAGAPLAGIGMSVPGLVRRSDGLVRLAPNLGWVDVSPGSIILAALGVDVPVSLANDADLGALAEHGRGVGVGIDDLIFVSGNVGVGAGVVAGGQRLEGSGGYAGEVGHMVFDPEGRDCHCGSRGCFETEVGAHAIAEAIGCPVDAVGSLGDVLDGYATPPPALHRIGHQLGEGLSGIVNAFNPQVVVLGGYFRALHRLVPGDIAAGVHARTLPAPLESLVLSQPGLGADSILLGAAEMALEPLLADPVAGLQASLAEASSRLAG
- a CDS encoding sugar ABC transporter permease produces the protein MSTTPTTPRTSPESGGDKMATGDFAADNRSAATLRDSVNDYVGRLRGGDMGSLPAVLGLVVLMIVFGLASDRFFSLLNMANLVVQAGPICLLAMGLVFVLLLGEIDLSAGVAGGVGATVSAMFIVEQGLPWYLGVIGAIVTGAVIGLIIGELVSRLGIPSFVVTLAFFLGLQGVILRLIGDGGSIRVDDPVIRGLTIDNVPVTAGWVAAIVLTVVFAVGTLLRQRRQVANNLQHDPMSVVLIKIAVVAAVVLGITAMLSIDRSLNPSFPIAGIPYVLPVVVVLLILWTFVLDRTTFGRHLYAVGGNAEAARRAGISVLKMRVYAFVICSSMAVISGIVQSSYTGKVSTSSGGGNVLLYAVGAAVIGGTSLFGGKGRALDAVIGGVVIATIANGLGLLNQAAYINFLVTGGVLLIAASVDAISRRRRSAAGI
- a CDS encoding ATP-binding cassette domain-containing protein, with the translated sequence MSSEPLLQLRGVNKSFGNAHVLHDVDFSVYPGQVTALVGDNGAGKSTLVKVIAGIYGRDNGDYVYDGKKVEVHGPRDVAALGVEVVYQDLALCDNLDIVENMFLGRETRKGLVLDETEMESRARETLASLSVRTVKSVRQSVASLSGGQRQTVAIAKAVLWNSRIVLLDEPTAALGVAQTRQVLDLVRRLADRGLGVVLISHNMGDVFEVADRITALYLGRVAADVATSDVNNSQVVELITAGRSGSLGISDNAATV
- a CDS encoding sugar ABC transporter substrate-binding protein; the protein is MMATVGLALALGACGSDSGDSASDGGGSSSESQGKVGVILPDTKSSVRWESADRPALEAAFEEAGVEADIQNAQGDADRMAQIADGMVADGVTVLAIVNLDSDSGAAIQEKAATQGVQTIDYDRLTLGGSANYYVSFDNTKVGELQGQGLADCLGDEDANIIYLNGSPTDNNATLFSEGAHSVLDENSSYTNAGEQAVPDWDNDQAVTIFEQLYTQADGDVQGVYAANDGLGGSAISILEKNGAAGEVPVTGQDATVEGLQNILAGTQCMTVYKSATEEANALADVAIALATGEEAETNGTTEDVDGGREVPSVLLDPVSITADNVQDVIDDGGQTVEDVCAGEFAQLCEENGIS
- a CDS encoding mechanosensitive ion channel family protein, which translates into the protein MSLTRTELALALGGALLGALLAVVVVELLARLAVRRWEPGRRLVHAARLPFRVLVLVLALNGVVAGVRGERQELWWQATTHTGRVLAIVAVAWLVGVVLLFLGDLALIGARTDVPDNRVARRRRTQVLILRRLTVAVVVLVTVGAVMLTFPGVRAVGASVLASAGLISVVAALAAQSTLANVFAGMQLAFSDAIRLDDAVIVEQEWGWIEEITLSYVVVRLWDDRRMVLPCTYFTTTPFQNWTRHGSELLGVVEMDLDFGVDTDGMRRELERVLPLTDLWDGRTQVLQVTDAVGGFARVRVLVSAADASLLFDLRCHVREELLRWARTHDPAGLPRQRLTVDRTEDA